A stretch of Leisingera sp. S132 DNA encodes these proteins:
- a CDS encoding ribonuclease T2 has product MRKLFTGVFAAVLTLLPVLAAADGEPAGDFDYYVLSLSWSPNWCAQEGDAKGADQCDARHDYGWTLHGLWPQYHRGWPSYCRTAEAPPSRAMSRDMADIMGSPGLAWHQWKKHGTCSGLSARDYYNAMRTAYERVTRPAAFRRLEKPVTLPASVVEQAFLQENPDLNRDSLTITCRGGAIQEARICLSKALEPVPCGRDVIRDCTLKNARFAPIR; this is encoded by the coding sequence ATGCGCAAGTTGTTCACAGGTGTTTTTGCGGCTGTTCTGACCCTGCTGCCGGTGCTTGCGGCGGCGGACGGTGAGCCTGCAGGCGACTTCGACTATTACGTGCTGTCGCTCAGCTGGTCGCCGAACTGGTGCGCGCAGGAAGGCGACGCCAAAGGCGCGGACCAGTGTGATGCCCGCCATGACTACGGCTGGACGCTGCATGGCCTCTGGCCGCAGTACCACCGCGGCTGGCCCAGCTACTGCCGCACGGCAGAGGCCCCGCCGAGCCGCGCGATGAGCCGGGACATGGCGGACATCATGGGCAGCCCAGGGCTCGCCTGGCACCAGTGGAAGAAACACGGCACCTGCTCCGGCCTCAGCGCGCGGGACTACTACAACGCGATGCGCACGGCCTACGAACGCGTCACCCGCCCCGCCGCCTTCCGCAGGCTCGAAAAGCCCGTGACCCTGCCTGCCTCGGTTGTTGAGCAGGCCTTTCTGCAGGAAAACCCGGACCTCAACCGCGACAGTCTGACCATCACCTGCCGCGGCGGCGCCATCCAGGAGGCCCGCATCTGCCTGTCCAAGGCACTGGAGCCGGTGCCCTGCGGGCGGGACGTGATCCGGGACTGCACATTGAAAAACGCCCGCTTCGCGCCCATCCGCTGA